A DNA window from Bacteroides cellulosilyticus contains the following coding sequences:
- the pyrB gene encoding aspartate carbamoyltransferase, producing MENRSLVTIAEHSKEKILYMIEMAKQFEARPNRRLLEGKVVATLFFEPSTRTRLSFETAANRLGARVIGFSDPKATSSSKGETLKDTIKMVSNYADIIVMRHHLEGAARYASEVTTVPIVNAGDGANQHPSQTMLDLYSIYKTQGTLENLNIFLVGDLKYGRTVHSLLMAMRHFNPTFHFIAPDELRMPEEYKIYCRDHGIKYVEHTDFTEETIADADILYMTRVQRERFTDLMEYERVKNVYILRNKMLEHTRPNLCILHPLPRVNEIAYDVDDNPKAYYFQQAQNGLYAREAILCDVLGITLDDVKE from the coding sequence ATGGAAAACAGAAGTTTAGTCACCATTGCCGAGCATAGCAAGGAAAAAATCCTCTACATGATCGAGATGGCGAAGCAGTTTGAAGCCCGTCCCAACCGTAGGCTGCTGGAAGGGAAAGTGGTTGCCACCCTCTTTTTCGAGCCGTCTACCCGCACAAGACTCAGTTTTGAAACAGCAGCCAACCGCTTGGGAGCCCGTGTAATCGGGTTTAGTGACCCCAAAGCAACGAGTTCTTCGAAAGGCGAAACCCTGAAAGATACCATCAAAATGGTGAGCAACTACGCCGATATCATCGTGATGCGGCATCATCTGGAAGGAGCCGCCCGCTATGCCAGCGAAGTAACCACAGTGCCTATCGTCAATGCCGGAGACGGAGCCAACCAGCATCCTTCACAAACGATGCTCGACCTCTACTCCATCTACAAGACCCAGGGTACACTGGAGAACCTGAATATTTTCCTCGTTGGTGACCTCAAATATGGCCGCACCGTACACTCACTGCTGATGGCAATGCGCCACTTCAACCCGACTTTCCACTTCATAGCTCCTGATGAATTGAGAATGCCCGAAGAATACAAAATTTACTGCCGCGATCATGGCATCAAATACGTGGAACATACGGACTTTACAGAAGAAACCATAGCAGATGCCGACATCCTCTACATGACTCGTGTGCAGCGTGAACGTTTCACTGACCTCATGGAGTACGAACGGGTGAAGAACGTTTACATTCTGCGCAACAAGATGCTGGAACATACCCGTCCCAATTTGTGCATTCTGCATCCCCTGCCCCGCGTCAATGAAATCGCTTATGACGTAGACGATAATCCGAAAGCTTACTACTTCCAGCAGGCACAAAATGGTCTGTATGCCCGTGAGGCTATTCTCTGCGACGTATTAGGCATCACACTGGATGATGTGAAAGAATGA
- a CDS encoding ribose-phosphate pyrophosphokinase: MSEKAPVMVFSGTNSRYLAEKICASLDCPLGKMNITHFADGEFAVSYEESIRGAHVFLVQSTFPNSDNLMELLLMVDAAKRASAKSVVAVIPYFGWARQDRKDKPRVSIGAKLVADLLSVAGIDRLITMDLHADQIQGFFNIPVDHLYASAVFLPYIESLKLKDLVIATPDVGGSKRASTFSKYLGVPLVLCNKSREKANEVASMQIIGDVTDKNVVLVDDIVDTAGTITKAANIMLDAGAKSVRAIASHCVMSDPASFRVQESSLTEIVFTDSIPYSKKCAKVKQLSIADMFAETIKRVVNNESISSQYII; the protein is encoded by the coding sequence ATGAGCGAAAAAGCACCCGTAATGGTATTCTCCGGAACTAACTCGAGATACCTTGCAGAGAAAATCTGCGCAAGCCTTGATTGCCCTCTGGGAAAGATGAACATCACCCACTTTGCTGATGGTGAGTTTGCTGTTTCCTATGAAGAGTCAATTCGTGGCGCACATGTATTCCTGGTTCAATCCACCTTCCCTAATTCCGACAATTTAATGGAACTTCTGCTGATGGTTGACGCTGCTAAAAGAGCGTCTGCTAAAAGTGTAGTTGCAGTCATTCCATATTTCGGTTGGGCACGACAGGACAGAAAAGACAAACCTCGCGTTTCTATCGGCGCAAAGTTAGTAGCCGATTTACTTTCAGTAGCAGGTATCGATCGTTTGATTACGATGGATCTCCATGCTGATCAAATCCAAGGTTTCTTCAACATTCCGGTAGATCACTTGTATGCTTCGGCAGTGTTCCTCCCCTATATTGAGTCCTTGAAATTGAAAGATCTTGTAATTGCTACGCCGGATGTGGGTGGTTCCAAACGTGCCAGCACATTCTCAAAGTATTTGGGAGTTCCCCTGGTATTGTGCAACAAATCACGTGAGAAAGCAAACGAAGTTGCATCCATGCAAATTATCGGTGATGTAACCGATAAGAATGTAGTATTGGTAGATGACATCGTAGATACGGCCGGTACTATCACCAAAGCAGCTAACATTATGTTGGATGCCGGTGCTAAATCAGTACGCGCTATTGCAAGCCACTGTGTAATGTCCGACCCGGCGTCTTTCCGTGTACAGGAATCCAGTCTGACTGAAATCGTATTTACCGATAGTATCCCTTATTCTAAGAAATGCGCGAAAGTGAAACAACTCAGTATTGCTGATATGTTTGCAGAAACCATTAAGAGAGTGGTGAATAATGAGTCTATCAGTTCACAGTATATTATCTAA
- a CDS encoding flavin reductase family protein, translating into MKQDWKPGTMIYPLPAVLVSCGSTPEEYNILTIAWTGTICTNPPMCYISVRPERHSYEILKRNMEFVINLTTKDMARATDWCGVRSGKDYNKFEEMHLTPGKSTVVNAPLIEESPLCIECRVREIMSLGSHDMFIADVVNVRADDRNLNPETGKLELAEANPLVYVHGGYYELGEKIGKFGWSVEKKR; encoded by the coding sequence ATGAAACAAGACTGGAAGCCCGGAACAATGATTTACCCGCTTCCTGCCGTATTGGTAAGCTGCGGAAGCACTCCGGAAGAATATAACATATTAACAATTGCATGGACGGGAACGATTTGTACGAACCCGCCCATGTGCTATATTTCAGTACGTCCCGAGCGCCACTCCTACGAAATCCTGAAACGGAATATGGAGTTTGTCATCAATCTCACTACCAAAGATATGGCGCGTGCAACGGATTGGTGTGGCGTACGTTCCGGGAAAGACTACAATAAGTTTGAAGAAATGCATCTGACACCGGGAAAAAGCACTGTGGTCAATGCCCCTCTTATTGAAGAATCCCCTTTGTGTATAGAATGCCGTGTAAGGGAAATCATGTCACTTGGCTCGCATGATATGTTTATTGCCGATGTGGTAAACGTGCGTGCCGACGACCGGAACCTAAACCCGGAAACCGGAAAACTGGAGCTGGCGGAAGCTAATCCACTGGTTTACGTACATGGAGGATACTATGAATTGGGTGAAAAGATCGGTAAATTTGGCTGGTCTGTTGAGAAGAAAAGATAG
- a CDS encoding M16 family metallopeptidase: MLDRTIQPLICEPEQLAVPSPECRVMKNGIPLYILNAGDNEVVRIDLLIEGGRWQQNQRLQALFTNRMLREGTRRYSAAAIAEKLDYYGAWLELSSSSEYAYITLYSLNKYLPETLDIFESIVKEPLFPEKELGVIIDSNIQQFLVNSSKVDFLAHRTLINAVYGDTHPCGQLVQKEDYHLINPSVLQSFYDRYYHSGNCSIYLAGKVSEDAIRRIETLFGSEPFGKDFRKPEKLSYVPVTSFEKRIFTERADAMQSAVRMGMLSLDRRHPDYLKVRVLVTLFGGYFGSRLMSNIREDKGYTYGISAGIMPYPDSGLLVVNAETANEFVEPLIKEVYHEIDCLQNDLVPAEELAMVKNYMLGDMCRSYESAFSLADAWIFIHTSGLPDSYVRDAVEAVKTITPVEIRELASRYLCKETLKEIVSGKKMS; encoded by the coding sequence ATGTTAGACAGAACTATCCAGCCCCTTATTTGTGAGCCGGAACAACTGGCAGTGCCATCTCCTGAATGTCGGGTGATGAAAAATGGCATACCTTTATATATACTCAATGCCGGGGATAATGAAGTAGTCCGAATTGACCTGTTGATAGAAGGTGGACGCTGGCAACAGAATCAACGCTTGCAGGCTTTGTTTACCAACCGGATGCTGCGCGAAGGTACCCGACGTTATTCGGCCGCGGCCATTGCCGAAAAGTTGGATTACTATGGTGCCTGGTTGGAACTTTCCAGCTCGTCCGAGTATGCTTATATCACCCTTTATTCTTTAAATAAATATCTGCCGGAAACTTTAGATATTTTTGAATCTATCGTAAAAGAACCTCTTTTCCCTGAAAAAGAGTTGGGAGTGATTATTGACAGCAATATCCAACAATTTCTTGTAAACAGCTCCAAGGTGGATTTTCTGGCCCATCGCACTTTGATAAATGCCGTATATGGTGATACGCATCCGTGCGGGCAATTAGTGCAGAAGGAAGATTATCATTTGATCAACCCTTCTGTCTTGCAATCTTTTTACGACCGATATTATCATTCCGGAAATTGCAGTATCTATCTTGCGGGGAAGGTTAGCGAAGACGCTATCCGTCGTATTGAAACTCTTTTTGGAAGTGAACCTTTCGGCAAAGATTTCCGGAAGCCGGAAAAACTGTCCTATGTTCCGGTAACTTCTTTTGAGAAACGTATTTTTACCGAGCGTGCCGATGCAATGCAAAGTGCTGTTCGCATGGGAATGCTTTCTTTGGACCGACGTCATCCTGACTATTTGAAAGTCCGCGTTCTGGTTACCTTGTTCGGAGGGTATTTCGGTAGCCGTTTGATGTCTAATATTCGTGAAGATAAAGGATATACGTATGGTATATCTGCCGGCATCATGCCTTATCCCGATAGTGGACTGTTGGTTGTCAATGCAGAGACTGCCAATGAATTTGTAGAACCGCTTATCAAAGAAGTTTACCATGAAATAGACTGCCTGCAAAATGACCTCGTACCTGCCGAAGAACTTGCTATGGTGAAAAACTATATGTTGGGTGATATGTGTCGCAGCTATGAGTCTGCCTTCTCACTGGCGGACGCTTGGATCTTTATTCATACTTCCGGCCTCCCCGATTCGTATGTAAGGGATGCCGTAGAAGCAGTGAAGACAATTACTCCTGTCGAGATACGCGAACTTGCCTCACGTTATTTGTGCAAAGAGACATTAAAAGAAATCGTATCCGGCAAAAAAATGTCATAA
- a CDS encoding 2-amino-4-hydroxy-6-hydroxymethyldihydropteridine diphosphokinase, whose product MVYTISIGSNEQQKENLSLARKRLKELFPSIRFSTEEETKPLYFRRSSLFSNQVARFISSNDAAEITSCLKAIEREAGRMPEEKKQEIVRLDLDLLSCDDIVYKPDDLKRDYICRGLKEIE is encoded by the coding sequence GTGGTTTATACAATCAGCATCGGTAGTAACGAGCAACAGAAAGAGAATCTTTCGTTGGCGCGGAAGCGGTTGAAAGAACTGTTTCCTAGTATTCGTTTTTCTACGGAAGAAGAGACTAAACCGCTTTATTTCCGGCGTTCATCTTTATTTTCCAATCAGGTGGCACGTTTTATTTCCAGTAACGATGCGGCGGAAATAACTTCTTGTTTGAAAGCTATTGAACGGGAAGCGGGGCGGATGCCTGAAGAGAAAAAGCAAGAAATAGTCCGGTTGGATCTGGACTTATTATCATGTGATGATATAGTCTATAAACCCGACGATTTAAAAAGGGACTATATTTGCCGGGGATTAAAAGAGATAGAGTAA
- a CDS encoding phosphatidylinositol-4-phosphate 5-kinase: MKYLYTALILVFMSQGGATAQEKKSGFFDKVKTTFSSEIKIGTHTFKDGSVYTGEMKGRKPNGKGKTVFKNGNVYEGEYVKGKREGYGIYTFPDGEKYEGQWFQDQQHGKGIYYFMNNNRYDGMWFQDYQQGKGTMYYYTGDIYEGDWVNDKREGQGTYTWKNGSKYEGSWKNDKKEGEGTFVWNDGCKYEGDWKNDVRDGKGTFEYANGDKYVGDWKDDMQHGKGIYFFHTGDRYEGAYVQGERTGAGIYYHANGNKYVGNFKDGMQHGKGVFTWANGAVYDGDWKDNQRDGRGIYKWNVGDSYEGEWKNNQFNGQGTLIMTDGTKYKGGFVNGMEEGNGIQEDKNGNRYEGFFKQGKKHGPFVETDKNGKVIKKGTYKMGRLE; this comes from the coding sequence ATGAAATATCTATATACTGCACTCATTCTGGTATTCATGTCCCAAGGCGGGGCGACGGCCCAGGAAAAGAAATCCGGTTTCTTCGACAAAGTAAAAACAACTTTCTCTTCTGAAATAAAGATAGGAACTCATACCTTCAAAGATGGCTCTGTATATACGGGTGAAATGAAAGGACGTAAACCCAACGGAAAGGGTAAGACGGTTTTCAAGAATGGCAATGTCTACGAAGGTGAGTATGTGAAAGGAAAGCGTGAAGGATATGGTATTTATACATTTCCTGACGGTGAAAAGTACGAAGGACAATGGTTTCAGGATCAGCAACACGGTAAGGGCATCTACTATTTCATGAATAACAACCGCTATGATGGTATGTGGTTTCAGGACTATCAGCAAGGCAAAGGTACAATGTACTATTACACCGGTGACATTTACGAAGGAGACTGGGTAAATGATAAACGTGAAGGTCAAGGCACATACACCTGGAAAAACGGTTCCAAATATGAAGGTTCCTGGAAGAATGATAAAAAAGAGGGTGAGGGTACTTTTGTCTGGAATGACGGCTGTAAATATGAAGGTGACTGGAAGAACGATGTGCGTGACGGAAAAGGGACTTTCGAATATGCCAACGGAGATAAATATGTAGGCGACTGGAAAGATGACATGCAACATGGAAAAGGTATTTACTTCTTCCACACCGGCGATCGCTATGAAGGTGCGTATGTGCAGGGCGAACGTACCGGAGCCGGCATTTATTATCACGCTAACGGCAATAAGTATGTGGGAAACTTTAAGGACGGCATGCAACATGGAAAAGGTGTATTCACCTGGGCAAATGGTGCAGTCTATGACGGCGACTGGAAAGACAACCAACGTGACGGCCGCGGAATCTATAAATGGAATGTAGGTGATTCCTACGAAGGCGAATGGAAAAACAACCAGTTCAATGGTCAGGGAACCCTGATTATGACAGACGGAACTAAATATAAAGGTGGTTTTGTGAATGGTATGGAAGAAGGTAACGGTATACAGGAGGATAAAAACGGTAATCGTTACGAAGGCTTCTTCAAGCAAGGCAAAAAGCACGGTCCTTTTGTTGAAACGGATAAAAACGGAAAAGTAATAAAAAAGGGCACGTACAAAATGGGAAGACTGGAGTAG
- the pyrI gene encoding aspartate carbamoyltransferase regulatory subunit, producing MSEKKQELQVAALENGTVIDHIPSENLFTVVSLLGLEHMNNNITIGFNLKSGKLGTKGIIKIADKFFCDDEINRIAVVAPNVKLNIIRDYEVVEKREVSLPEELRGIVKCANPKCITNNEPMATLFHVVDKENCVIRCHYCEKEQNRSDIEII from the coding sequence ATGAGCGAAAAAAAACAAGAATTACAGGTTGCCGCATTAGAAAACGGTACAGTTATCGACCATATCCCCTCTGAAAATCTGTTCACTGTAGTCTCTTTGCTGGGACTTGAACACATGAATAACAATATCACCATTGGCTTTAATCTCAAAAGCGGAAAGCTGGGTACTAAAGGCATTATTAAAATTGCGGATAAATTTTTCTGCGATGACGAAATTAATCGTATCGCCGTGGTAGCACCTAATGTGAAGCTGAATATTATCCGGGATTATGAAGTGGTGGAAAAACGAGAAGTTAGCCTTCCTGAAGAACTTCGCGGCATTGTAAAGTGTGCTAACCCCAAATGTATTACGAACAACGAACCCATGGCGACGTTATTCCATGTAGTGGATAAGGAGAATTGTGTGATCCGATGCCATTATTGCGAGAAAGAACAAAACAGAAGCGATATTGAAATAATATAA
- the kdsB gene encoding 3-deoxy-manno-octulosonate cytidylyltransferase has product MKFLGIIPARYASTRFPAKPLAMLGGKTVIQRVYEQVAGILDDAYVATDDERIEEAVKAFGGKVVMTSVNHKSGTDRCYEAYTKIGGDFDVVVNIQGDEPFIQPSQLETVKACFDDITTQIATLVKPFTPENGFEALENINSPKVVLNKNMNALYFSRSIIPYQRNAEKQDWLKNHTYYKHIGLYAYRAEVLKEITSLPQSSLELAESLEQLRWLENGYTIKAGITEVETIGIDTPQDLEKAEEFLKIC; this is encoded by the coding sequence TTGAAGTTTTTAGGAATCATTCCCGCCCGTTATGCATCCACGCGTTTTCCTGCAAAACCGTTGGCCATGCTGGGAGGTAAAACTGTAATACAGCGAGTATATGAACAAGTGGCAGGTATTCTGGACGATGCTTATGTGGCCACAGATGATGAACGGATCGAAGAAGCTGTAAAAGCTTTCGGAGGTAAAGTAGTGATGACTTCTGTGAATCATAAAAGCGGCACGGATCGTTGCTATGAAGCATATACTAAAATAGGGGGAGATTTTGATGTCGTAGTCAATATTCAGGGTGATGAACCTTTTATTCAACCCTCCCAACTGGAAACTGTAAAAGCTTGCTTCGACGATATTACGACCCAGATTGCTACATTGGTGAAACCTTTTACTCCTGAGAATGGATTTGAAGCTTTGGAGAATATCAATTCTCCGAAAGTAGTGCTGAATAAGAATATGAATGCACTCTATTTCAGCCGCTCCATTATTCCTTATCAGCGAAATGCGGAAAAACAAGATTGGCTGAAAAATCACACTTATTATAAGCATATAGGATTATATGCTTATCGTGCTGAAGTTTTAAAAGAGATTACTTCATTGCCGCAATCTTCGCTGGAACTGGCAGAATCGCTGGAACAACTTCGTTGGCTGGAGAATGGCTATACCATTAAAGCCGGTATTACCGAAGTAGAGACCATTGGCATTGATACTCCCCAGGATTTGGAAAAGGCTGAAGAATTTTTGAAAATATGTTAG
- a CDS encoding transglycosylase domain-containing protein translates to MIKNIIKILWIFLAVIVLACVTVFFSIAKGWIGYMPPVEDLENPNYKFATQIFSEDGKVLGTYSFSKENRVYVGYNDLSPNIINALIATEDVRFAKHSGIDAIALFRAIVKRGLLFQTNAGGGSTITQQLSKQLYSPSADNVMERLFQKPIEWVIAVKLERYYTKEEILTMYLNKFDFLNNAVGIKTAANTYFGCDPNDLKIEEAAMLVGMCKNPSYFNPVRYNERSRGRRNVVLDQMRKAGYITVEECDSLQALPLVLKYTRVDHNEGMATYFREYLRGVLNAKKPVKGDYRGWQMQKFYEDSLDWENNPLFGWCEKNTKKDGSKYNLYTDGLKIYTTIDSRMQQYAEEAVEEHLKELQGYFFKEKKGRKKAPYSNRITQEQVDEILTRTMKQSDRYRIMKKAGASDAQIEKAFNTPEEMSVFTWNGEKDTIMTPMDSIRYYKHFLRAGFMSMNPHNGHVKAYVGGPNHHYFKYDMAMVGRRQVGSTIKPYVYTLAMENGYSPCDEARHVEYTLIDENGKPWTPRNANTKRYGEMVTVKWGLANSDNWITAYLMSKLNPYSLKRLIESFGVRNREIVPSVSLCLGPCEISVGEMVSAYTAFPNKGIRVAPLFVTRIEDNDGNVLATFSPEMEEVISVSSAYKMLVMLRAVINEGTGGRVRRLGVKADMGGKTGTTNYNADGWFMGFTPSLVSGCWVGGEERDIHFDTMLHGQGASMALPIWAKYMVKVLGDKTLGYDENETFQLPEGFDPCKDNGDVNFESVSETGLDDFFD, encoded by the coding sequence ATGATAAAGAACATCATAAAAATCCTTTGGATATTCTTAGCCGTCATAGTATTGGCTTGCGTCACTGTTTTCTTCTCCATTGCAAAAGGTTGGATAGGCTATATGCCTCCTGTCGAAGATCTGGAAAACCCCAATTATAAGTTTGCTACACAAATTTTCTCAGAAGACGGGAAGGTGCTCGGAACTTATTCATTTAGTAAAGAGAATCGTGTGTATGTAGGCTATAATGATCTGTCTCCCAATATTATCAATGCTTTGATTGCAACGGAAGATGTGCGTTTTGCCAAACACTCCGGAATTGATGCCATCGCATTGTTTCGCGCTATCGTGAAGCGTGGTTTGCTATTCCAGACGAATGCAGGTGGAGGTAGTACGATTACACAACAATTATCCAAACAGCTTTATTCACCCAGTGCGGATAATGTAATGGAACGTTTGTTTCAGAAACCTATCGAGTGGGTGATTGCCGTGAAACTGGAACGTTATTACACTAAAGAAGAGATACTTACCATGTATCTTAATAAATTTGATTTCTTGAACAATGCAGTAGGTATTAAAACTGCTGCCAATACTTATTTCGGTTGCGATCCAAATGATTTAAAAATAGAAGAAGCCGCTATGCTTGTAGGAATGTGCAAGAATCCATCTTATTTTAATCCAGTACGATATAATGAACGTTCACGCGGGCGTCGTAACGTGGTGCTTGATCAGATGCGTAAAGCCGGATATATTACAGTGGAAGAATGTGACTCTTTGCAGGCTCTTCCGCTTGTTCTGAAATATACTCGCGTTGACCATAATGAAGGAATGGCAACTTATTTCCGCGAATATCTGCGTGGTGTATTGAATGCAAAGAAACCTGTAAAGGGAGATTATCGTGGTTGGCAGATGCAAAAATTCTATGAAGATTCTCTTGACTGGGAAAATAATCCTTTATTTGGTTGGTGTGAAAAGAACACTAAGAAAGATGGGTCTAAATATAATCTTTATACAGACGGTCTGAAAATTTATACCACTATTGACTCCCGTATGCAGCAATATGCAGAGGAGGCAGTAGAAGAGCACCTGAAAGAATTGCAAGGCTATTTCTTCAAAGAAAAGAAAGGACGTAAAAAAGCGCCTTACAGTAACAGAATTACACAGGAACAGGTAGATGAAATTCTTACCCGCACCATGAAACAGTCCGACCGTTATCGTATCATGAAGAAAGCCGGGGCATCGGATGCCCAAATAGAAAAAGCTTTCAATACACCTGAAGAAATGTCGGTATTTACCTGGAATGGTGAAAAGGATACAATCATGACACCTATGGATTCTATCCGCTATTACAAACACTTCCTCCGTGCAGGTTTTATGTCTATGAATCCGCATAATGGGCATGTGAAAGCATATGTTGGAGGGCCTAATCATCATTATTTTAAATATGATATGGCAATGGTAGGTCGTCGTCAGGTAGGTTCTACTATCAAACCTTATGTCTACACATTGGCTATGGAGAATGGCTATTCTCCTTGTGATGAAGCGCGTCATGTGGAATATACTTTAATTGACGAAAACGGTAAACCGTGGACACCCCGTAATGCCAATACCAAACGTTATGGAGAGATGGTAACTGTTAAGTGGGGATTGGCTAACTCTGACAACTGGATCACAGCGTATCTGATGAGTAAGCTCAATCCATATTCTCTGAAGCGTTTGATTGAAAGCTTTGGTGTGCGTAATCGTGAAATTGTGCCGTCAGTTTCTTTGTGTCTTGGCCCTTGTGAAATTTCGGTAGGAGAAATGGTCAGTGCTTATACGGCATTCCCCAATAAAGGTATCCGTGTAGCTCCACTGTTTGTAACTCGCATTGAAGATAATGACGGAAATGTATTAGCTACGTTCTCTCCGGAAATGGAAGAAGTTATCAGTGTTTCCAGTGCTTATAAGATGTTGGTTATGCTTCGTGCCGTTATTAATGAGGGAACAGGTGGACGTGTTCGTCGTTTAGGTGTGAAAGCTGATATGGGTGGTAAGACCGGAACAACTAACTATAATGCAGATGGTTGGTTTATGGGCTTTACTCCTTCACTGGTATCCGGATGTTGGGTTGGTGGAGAAGAGCGCGATATTCATTTCGATACTATGTTGCATGGGCAAGGTGCTTCTATGGCATTGCCTATCTGGGCTAAATATATGGTAAAAGTACTTGGAGACAAGACACTGGGATATGATGAAAATGAGACATTCCAACTTCCGGAAGGTTTCGATCCTTGTAAGGATAATGGGGACGTTAATTTTGAATCGGTATCAGAAACTGGTTTGGATGATTTCTTTGATTAA